A stretch of Ferribacterium limneticum DNA encodes these proteins:
- the cobT gene encoding nicotinate-nucleotide--dimethylbenzimidazole phosphoribosyltransferase, which produces MHSFEISTPDCGLETALQNKIDRKTKPLGALGQLEKVAKKIGLVQQTLSPQLNNPQMLVFAGDHGAAKAGVSAYPQDVTWQMVENFLAGGAAINVFARQNGLGLSVVDAGVAHDFGQRTGLVDAKVAAGTANYIEQAAMTATQCEQAINNGAAIVRQLAANGCNVVGFGEMGIGNTASASLLTHCLTGLPLAECVGRGTGLDDAGLARKQDLLEQALIRYRAGGGDDEAFKVLAEFGGFEIATMVGAMLAAAEAKMVLLIDGFIVGSAALVASRLAPALLGYCVFCHRSAEAGHRTQLLAMGAEPLLDLGLRLGEGTGAALAYPLVQAAVNFLNEMASFESAGVSDKE; this is translated from the coding sequence ATGCATTCGTTTGAAATTTCTACCCCGGACTGCGGTCTGGAAACTGCCCTGCAAAACAAGATCGACCGCAAGACCAAGCCGCTCGGCGCGCTAGGTCAGCTTGAAAAAGTCGCCAAAAAAATCGGTCTGGTTCAGCAAACGCTGAGCCCACAACTGAACAACCCGCAAATGCTGGTTTTCGCAGGCGACCATGGCGCAGCCAAGGCTGGCGTCTCGGCTTACCCGCAGGACGTTACCTGGCAGATGGTCGAGAACTTCCTGGCCGGCGGTGCTGCCATCAATGTCTTCGCACGGCAGAACGGGCTGGGCCTCTCGGTCGTCGATGCCGGCGTGGCCCACGATTTCGGCCAGCGTACCGGTTTGGTCGATGCCAAGGTGGCGGCCGGCACGGCCAACTACATCGAGCAAGCCGCCATGACGGCTACCCAGTGCGAACAGGCGATCAATAACGGCGCCGCCATCGTCCGCCAACTGGCAGCGAACGGTTGCAATGTCGTGGGCTTCGGCGAAATGGGCATCGGCAATACCGCTTCTGCCTCGCTGCTCACGCACTGCCTGACCGGCCTGCCACTGGCCGAATGCGTCGGGCGCGGCACCGGGCTGGACGATGCCGGCCTGGCGCGCAAGCAGGACCTGCTCGAACAAGCCTTGATCCGCTACCGCGCAGGCGGTGGCGATGACGAAGCATTCAAGGTGCTGGCCGAGTTTGGCGGTTTCGAAATTGCCACCATGGTCGGCGCCATGCTGGCGGCGGCCGAAGCGAAGATGGTGCTGCTGATCGACGGCTTCATCGTCGGTTCGGCTGCCTTGGTGGCTTCCCGTCTGGCGCCAGCCCTGCTCGGCTACTGTGTCTTCTGCCACCGTTCCGCCGAGGCCGGTCATCGCACGCAATTGCTGGCGATGGGCGCCGAGCCGCTGCTGGACCTTGGCCTGCGCCTCGGCGAAGGCACTGGCGCCGCGCTGGCTTATCCGCTGGTACAGGCGGCCGTGAATTTCCTCAACGAGATGGCCAGCTTCGAATCGGCCGGTGTGTCGGACAAGGAATAA
- a CDS encoding adenosylcobinamide-GDP ribazoletransferase codes for MIRRELEYFFGAIRFFTRLPVPGWVGHSAEALNHSARYFPAVGLLVGGIGALIYLGAALLWPQPVAVLLSMAATIYATGAFHEDGLSDTADGLGGGWEKQRILDIMKDSRVGSYGVVALVLALLGKFVLLSSLNPALVPLALLSGHAVSRFCATVLLATMDYVRDDQLSKAKPLATRLSGGALLVALCFVIAPLAALPLFKALAGVTLAALATLWLARKFQRWLGGYTGDCLGATQQLAEIAFYLGLAAIWLVRLP; via the coding sequence ATGATCCGTCGCGAGCTTGAATACTTCTTCGGCGCCATCCGCTTCTTCACGCGGCTGCCGGTGCCCGGCTGGGTCGGGCATTCGGCCGAGGCGCTCAACCACTCGGCCCGCTATTTCCCGGCCGTCGGCCTGTTGGTCGGCGGCATCGGGGCGCTGATCTATCTCGGCGCAGCCTTGCTCTGGCCGCAGCCGGTCGCTGTGCTGCTGTCGATGGCGGCGACCATCTACGCGACCGGCGCCTTCCATGAAGATGGCCTGTCCGACACCGCCGATGGCCTCGGTGGCGGCTGGGAGAAACAGCGCATCCTCGACATCATGAAGGACTCCCGCGTCGGCAGCTACGGCGTTGTCGCGCTGGTGCTGGCCCTGCTCGGCAAGTTCGTTCTGCTCTCCTCGCTCAACCCGGCGCTAGTTCCCTTAGCCCTGCTCTCTGGCCATGCTGTTTCGCGCTTCTGCGCGACCGTGCTGCTGGCGACCATGGACTACGTTCGCGACGATCAACTCAGCAAGGCCAAGCCGCTCGCCACCCGCTTGTCAGGCGGGGCCCTGCTGGTTGCTTTGTGCTTCGTTATCGCTCCGCTGGCCGCGTTGCCCTTATTCAAGGCGCTAGCGGGAGTCACGCTGGCCGCTCTGGCCACCCTGTGGCTTGCCCGCAAATTTCAGCGCTGGCTGGGCGGGTATACGGGGGATTGCCTTGGTGCGACGCAGCAGTTGGCGGAGATTGCGTTCTATCTGGGGTTGGCGGCGATTTGGTTGGTGCGCCTTCCTTAA
- the cobC gene encoding alpha-ribazole phosphatase family protein, with product MRLHLIRHPKPVIESGVCYGRHDCPAEDVVSVAGALLVELPPGLAVWSSPLRRCRELADRLHVRPIIDTRLAEMDFGLWEGRLWDEIPRAELDAWAADVAGYAPPGGESPRQLQRRALDFVDSLDVPEAVIVTHAGVIRTLLAHWQGLPPERWTELSFAYGSCAVIDIPR from the coding sequence ATGCGCCTCCATCTGATCCGCCACCCAAAGCCAGTGATCGAATCTGGCGTTTGCTACGGCCGGCATGATTGCCCGGCCGAGGATGTGGTGTCGGTGGCCGGGGCTTTGCTGGTCGAATTGCCGCCGGGGCTAGCGGTATGGAGCAGCCCCTTGCGCCGTTGTCGCGAGCTGGCGGACCGGTTGCATGTACGGCCAATCATTGACACCCGTCTGGCCGAGATGGATTTCGGGCTATGGGAGGGGCGACTCTGGGATGAGATTCCGCGCGCCGAGCTGGATGCCTGGGCGGCGGATGTGGCCGGCTATGCGCCGCCCGGCGGCGAATCGCCGCGCCAATTGCAACGACGGGCGCTCGATTTCGTTGATTCACTGGATGTGCCCGAGGCGGTGATCGTCACCCATGCCGGGGTGATCCGTACCTTGCTGGCGCACTGGCAGGGGCTACCGCCGGAGCGGTGGACGGAGCTGAGCTTCGCTTATGGCTCCTGCGCGGTGATCGACATTCCCCGGTAA
- the rfaQ gene encoding putative lipopolysaccharide heptosyltransferase III, translating into METFNPLRDAVPLGEIKRALVIKLRHHGDVLVSSPVFSVLKAHAPQVEIDALVYADTAEMVTLHPAIAEVHTIDRKWKQLGAIGQLKAELALYNTLKARGYDLIIHLTEHWRGAWLCRLLKPRWAVGPAVRGRSKRWKQSFSHIQAMPFNALRHMAETNLDALRRIGIQPGVNERCMTLVPGAPAEAVVAKHLAGFGLSGRGFIHIHPASRWFFKCWPVENMAALVERLQVEGHAIILTAAPSPDEKRMLDSIQGRLTKPAFCLSGQLSLKELAALTRVATLFVGVDSAPMHIAAAVGTPTVALFGPSGDKQWGPWGVPCRIVSSTRHQCRPCGIDGCGGGKLSECLTSLSVDEVFQAVQDVLSQCGGVGK; encoded by the coding sequence ATGGAAACTTTCAATCCTCTGCGCGACGCGGTGCCGCTCGGTGAAATCAAGCGAGCGCTGGTCATCAAGCTGCGCCATCATGGCGATGTGCTGGTCAGTTCGCCGGTCTTTTCGGTGCTCAAGGCGCATGCGCCGCAGGTCGAGATCGATGCGCTGGTCTATGCCGATACGGCCGAGATGGTGACCTTGCATCCGGCGATTGCTGAAGTGCATACCATCGACCGCAAGTGGAAGCAGTTGGGTGCCATCGGCCAGCTCAAGGCCGAACTGGCGCTTTACAACACCCTGAAGGCGCGTGGCTACGACCTGATTATTCATTTGACCGAGCATTGGCGCGGCGCCTGGCTGTGCCGTCTGTTGAAGCCACGCTGGGCGGTTGGCCCGGCGGTGCGGGGGCGGAGCAAGCGCTGGAAGCAGAGCTTTAGCCATATCCAAGCCATGCCGTTCAATGCGCTGCGTCACATGGCTGAAACCAATCTCGACGCCCTGCGCCGGATCGGCATTCAGCCAGGCGTGAATGAGCGTTGCATGACCCTTGTACCTGGGGCGCCGGCTGAGGCGGTGGTAGCGAAGCACCTTGCCGGGTTTGGACTCAGCGGGAGGGGTTTTATTCACATCCATCCTGCTTCACGCTGGTTTTTCAAGTGTTGGCCGGTAGAAAATATGGCCGCCTTGGTTGAACGGCTGCAGGTCGAAGGGCATGCGATTATTTTGACTGCTGCGCCCAGTCCGGATGAAAAGAGAATGTTGGACTCGATTCAGGGGCGCCTGACCAAGCCGGCCTTCTGCCTCTCCGGTCAGTTGTCGTTGAAGGAGCTGGCGGCGCTGACCCGGGTAGCGACCTTGTTTGTCGGTGTTGATTCCGCCCCGATGCATATCGCAGCAGCGGTCGGCACCCCGACAGTTGCGCTGTTCGGGCCGTCCGGCGATAAGCAGTGGGGGCCGTGGGGAGTGCCTTGCCGCATCGTCAGTAGCACCAGGCACCAGTGTCGGCCTTGCGGCATTGACGGTTGCGGGGGCGGGAAGCTTAGCGAATGCCTGACATCCTTGAGCGTCGACGAAGTTTTTCAGGCGGTGCAGGACGTCCTGAGTCAATGTGGCGGGGTGGGCAAATGA
- a CDS encoding glycosyltransferase family 4 protein: MTIRLALIRQRYNPFGGAERFVATTLEALMQKNNDLSLTLITRKWTGSEHKHAVIECAPPHLGRLGRDYSFARCVQRTLAREQFDLVQSHERIAGCDIFRAGDGVHAAWLEQRRRQQSLIGRVGTALSPWHRYTLAAERAMFADPRLRAVICISELVRDDIRRFYGVPEQKLHVIYNGIDLDRYHPRLATEHRAEVRRQYGIPEAAPLFVYVGSGFERKGVGPLLAALASARATGSYLLVVGADKHLESYRQQAAGLGLSGRVIFTGGLKNVLPCYGAADAFVLPTLYEPLSNAVLEALACGLPCIVSDHCGAAELIEPGVSGQICDALDVTALSAHLDTLAQPGVAAGMRGAARAAVEHLGLVAMSERLLALYRSLL, from the coding sequence ATGACGATCAGGCTTGCGCTGATTCGCCAACGTTACAACCCGTTTGGTGGGGCGGAACGTTTCGTTGCGACGACGCTGGAAGCTTTGATGCAGAAGAACAACGACCTGTCGTTGACCCTGATTACGCGCAAATGGACGGGTAGCGAACACAAACATGCGGTCATCGAGTGCGCCCCGCCGCATCTTGGCCGTCTGGGGCGCGATTACTCTTTTGCCCGTTGCGTCCAGCGCACGCTGGCGCGTGAGCAGTTCGATCTCGTGCAGTCGCATGAGCGGATTGCGGGTTGCGACATCTTTCGCGCCGGTGATGGCGTGCATGCCGCGTGGCTGGAGCAGCGGCGTCGCCAACAGAGTCTGATCGGCCGGGTCGGCACCGCACTGTCGCCTTGGCATCGCTATACCTTGGCAGCAGAGCGGGCGATGTTTGCCGACCCGCGTTTGCGGGCGGTCATCTGTATTTCCGAACTGGTCCGTGACGATATCCGGCGCTTCTATGGCGTGCCTGAGCAGAAACTGCATGTGATCTACAACGGTATCGATCTGGACCGTTATCACCCGAGGCTGGCGACCGAGCATCGGGCCGAGGTACGCCGGCAATATGGCATTCCCGAAGCGGCTCCGCTGTTTGTTTACGTTGGCTCCGGCTTCGAGCGGAAGGGTGTCGGACCGTTGCTTGCCGCGTTGGCAAGCGCCAGGGCAACAGGCAGTTACCTGCTGGTTGTCGGCGCCGACAAGCATTTGGAGTCCTATCGGCAACAGGCGGCGGGTCTCGGTCTGTCCGGGCGGGTGATCTTTACCGGGGGGCTCAAGAATGTCCTTCCCTGTTACGGCGCAGCCGACGCCTTTGTCTTGCCGACGCTGTATGAACCGCTCTCAAATGCGGTGCTCGAAGCACTGGCTTGCGGTCTGCCATGTATCGTCAGTGACCATTGCGGGGCAGCTGAGCTGATCGAGCCGGGAGTGAGCGGTCAGATTTGCGATGCGCTTGACGTGACTGCGCTGAGCGCCCATCTGGATACGCTGGCGCAACCCGGCGTGGCGGCCGGCATGCGGGGGGCGGCGCGGGCGGCGGTTGAGCATCTGGGACTGGTAGCCATGTCGGAGCGATTACTGGCGCTTTATCGCAGCCTCCTCTGA